A window of the Acidithiobacillus thiooxidans ATCC 19377 genome harbors these coding sequences:
- the ffh gene encoding signal recognition particle protein yields the protein MFDNLTQKLTQTFKNLRGQGRLSEDNIRDALREVRLALLEADVALPVVKDFINKVRESALGEEVVKSLSPGQVFIKIVNDELVKLMGEHNDRLDLSARPPAVILLAGLQGSGKTTTSAKLALWLKEKEKKRVMMVSTDVYRPAAMEQLAHLGKDIEVEVFPSRPEQQPVQIAKDALEAAQRGVFDVLIVDTAGRLHVDDAMMAEAQALTAAVQPVELLFVVDAMTGQDAVNTAKAFNDALPLTGVILTKADGDARGGAALSVRAITGKPIKFMGIGEKIRKGLEPFYPDRLASRILGMGDIVSLVEQVQQDVDVEQAQKMTEKLRSGKGFDLEDFRQQLRQLEKMGGMSSIMDKLPGMGELPAEAQAAMQDGKPMRRLEAIINSMTPGERRHPEIIKASRRRRIAAGAGTTVTEVNKLLKQFEMMQKMFKKMGKGGRGLSRLLGMNPKSMLKGGLPFR from the coding sequence ATGTTTGACAATCTGACCCAAAAACTCACCCAGACTTTTAAAAACCTGCGTGGCCAGGGGCGTTTGAGCGAAGACAATATTCGTGACGCCCTGCGTGAAGTGCGTTTGGCCTTGCTGGAAGCCGATGTGGCGCTGCCGGTGGTGAAAGACTTCATCAACAAGGTGCGCGAATCGGCGCTGGGGGAGGAAGTGGTGAAAAGCCTGTCGCCGGGGCAGGTGTTTATCAAGATTGTCAATGATGAGCTGGTCAAGCTCATGGGCGAGCACAATGACCGGCTGGATTTGAGTGCCCGACCTCCAGCAGTGATTCTTTTGGCCGGGTTGCAGGGTTCCGGTAAAACCACGACCAGTGCCAAGCTCGCTTTGTGGCTCAAGGAAAAAGAAAAAAAGCGGGTCATGATGGTGAGTACCGACGTCTATCGGCCTGCTGCCATGGAGCAGTTGGCGCATCTGGGCAAGGATATTGAAGTTGAAGTATTTCCGTCCCGTCCAGAACAGCAGCCGGTGCAGATTGCCAAAGATGCTTTAGAGGCAGCGCAGCGCGGGGTATTTGACGTGTTGATTGTCGATACCGCCGGACGCCTGCATGTGGATGACGCCATGATGGCGGAAGCTCAGGCTTTGACCGCTGCCGTCCAGCCGGTGGAGTTGCTGTTTGTGGTGGACGCCATGACAGGTCAGGATGCGGTCAACACGGCCAAGGCTTTTAATGATGCCTTGCCGCTGACCGGTGTCATTTTGACCAAGGCTGACGGTGACGCGCGTGGTGGGGCCGCCTTGTCGGTGCGGGCCATTACCGGCAAGCCCATCAAGTTTATGGGTATTGGCGAAAAAATCCGCAAGGGTCTGGAACCTTTTTATCCGGATCGACTGGCTTCGCGTATTTTGGGCATGGGCGATATTGTCAGCTTGGTTGAGCAGGTTCAACAGGATGTCGATGTTGAGCAAGCGCAGAAAATGACCGAGAAGCTGCGCAGCGGGAAAGGTTTTGATCTGGAGGATTTTCGTCAGCAACTCCGGCAGCTGGAAAAAATGGGTGGCATGTCGAGCATTATGGATAAATTGCCGGGTATGGGTGAGCTCCCCGCCGAGGCACAGGCGGCCATGCAGGACGGTAAACCCATGCGTCGTCTGGAGGCCATTATCAATTCCATGACGCCCGGCGAACGTCGGCATCCGGAAATCATCAAGGCTTCGCGCCGTCGCCGCATCGCTGCAGGCGCTGGAACCACCGTAACGGAGGTCAACAAGCTGCTCAAGCAGTTTGAGATGATGCAGAAAATGTTCAAAAAAATGGGAAAAGGGGGACGTGGACTCAGCCGTTTATTGGGGATGAATCCCAAATCGATGTTAAAGGGCGGTTTACCCTTCCGTTAG
- a CDS encoding type II secretion system F family protein, with protein MTKLTIWLIAVLIGLSIAVAIYGLGYLARQMEPSPRDYMDPLPKGLRLLWPIVQFVRSTLVIFIPDRLLLPVHQRLQRAGMHYLLSSREFVALKVLSTTVPLIFCVLLYRVSGLFNVWLLFLTMLFASFYPDIWLVEQAKRRGRLILKELPVYLDFITLMIEGGLNLTSAMQVAVDKGPAGPLHNEFAIMIRELRSGTAKMDVFRRFGERVSLTEVRSLVSALVQSEERGGDLGPVLRAQAEQRREERFLRAEKLALEAPVKLLAPLVVFIFPITFLMLAFVIYMKFLQEGGY; from the coding sequence ATGACAAAGCTAACAATATGGTTAATTGCCGTACTGATAGGGTTGTCTATTGCTGTTGCAATTTATGGCTTGGGTTATCTGGCACGCCAGATGGAGCCCTCGCCCAGGGACTACATGGATCCTTTACCCAAAGGGTTGAGGCTGCTTTGGCCCATAGTTCAATTTGTTCGTTCAACATTGGTTATTTTCATTCCCGATCGTTTGCTGTTACCGGTACATCAACGGTTACAAAGAGCGGGTATGCACTACTTGCTGAGTTCCAGAGAGTTTGTTGCACTGAAAGTTCTGAGTACGACGGTACCCTTGATTTTTTGTGTGTTGTTATATCGGGTTTCAGGGTTGTTCAATGTTTGGCTGTTATTTTTGACTATGTTGTTTGCGAGCTTTTATCCTGACATCTGGTTGGTTGAACAGGCCAAGCGGCGTGGGCGTCTTATTCTAAAAGAGTTACCGGTTTACCTGGATTTCATCACCCTTATGATTGAGGGAGGGCTTAATTTAACCAGTGCGATGCAGGTGGCTGTTGATAAGGGGCCTGCAGGCCCGCTGCACAACGAGTTCGCGATCATGATTCGGGAGTTGCGATCCGGTACGGCAAAAATGGATGTGTTTCGACGCTTTGGAGAGCGCGTATCGTTGACGGAAGTACGCAGTCTGGTCAGTGCGTTGGTTCAATCAGAGGAGCGTGGCGGAGATCTGGGACCAGTATTGCGTGCTCAAGCAGAACAGCGACGGGAAGAGCGTTTTTTGCGGGCAGAAAAATTGGCTCTTGAAGCACCAGTCAAGCTTTTGGCGCCGCTGGTGGTTTTTATTTTTCCGATTACCTTCCTGATGCTGGCTTTTGTGATTTACATGAAATTTTTACAGGAGGGCGGATATTGA
- the rplS gene encoding 50S ribosomal protein L19 gives MNIIDEINKEQVQSELPAFGAGDTVAVHVKVKEGDRERIQIFEGICIARRNRGLHSAFTVRKISNGEGVERVFPSYSPLVTKVEVKRRGDVRRAKLYYLRNLSGKAARIKEKLG, from the coding sequence GTGAACATCATTGATGAAATCAACAAAGAACAGGTTCAGTCGGAACTTCCGGCTTTTGGCGCAGGCGATACGGTTGCCGTGCATGTCAAGGTGAAGGAAGGCGACCGCGAACGTATCCAGATTTTTGAAGGAATCTGCATTGCCCGTCGCAATCGTGGCCTGCATTCTGCCTTCACGGTGCGGAAAATCTCTAATGGTGAGGGTGTGGAACGTGTTTTCCCCTCTTATTCACCGCTGGTCACCAAGGTGGAAGTCAAGCGTCGCGGTGATGTGCGTCGTGCCAAGCTTTACTACCTGCGTAACCTGTCTGGTAAGGCTGCCCGCATCAAAGAAAAACTGGGCTGA
- the rimM gene encoding ribosome maturation factor RimM (Essential for efficient processing of 16S rRNA) produces the protein MSLPPESEEWVVLGKISGIYGVRGMVKVFSFTDLRDAILDYSPWFLGSELRPYVLEEGRMQGEGVVAKLAEVSDREQARALIGLEIRIARKFLPDLEPGEYYWRDLIGMRVLNQEGLLLGKVTAFLETGANDVMVLDDEKGGELLIPWSDTSAAGVDQSAGLITVDWQADW, from the coding sequence GTGTCGCTGCCGCCTGAGTCTGAAGAATGGGTGGTGCTGGGAAAAATTTCCGGCATCTACGGTGTGCGTGGAATGGTAAAAGTGTTCTCTTTTACGGATCTGCGTGATGCCATTCTCGACTACTCACCCTGGTTTTTGGGTTCTGAACTACGGCCTTATGTGTTGGAAGAGGGACGTATGCAGGGTGAGGGTGTGGTTGCCAAGCTGGCGGAAGTCAGTGACCGGGAACAGGCCCGTGCCCTCATTGGTCTGGAGATCAGAATTGCGCGGAAGTTTTTACCGGATCTGGAGCCCGGTGAATATTACTGGCGTGACTTGATTGGCATGCGGGTGCTGAATCAGGAAGGCCTGCTTTTGGGAAAAGTGACGGCTTTTCTCGAAACCGGTGCGAATGACGTTATGGTACTGGACGATGAAAAAGGCGGGGAATTGCTGATTCCCTGGTCAGATACAAGTGCAGCTGGGGTGGACCAGAGTGCCGGACTGATTACCGTGGACTGGCAAGCGGACTGGTGA
- a CDS encoding DUF192 domain-containing protein: MSVGCISRGEDILWTEVSCASHFGDRLRGLLGKSHLNADAGLLLMHVGSIHSIGMVFPMDVIFLDQNRRVTACHSDLPPWRWRFCRAAVMTLEVAAGGIRFYGVEPGQRLEWRPPLHD, encoded by the coding sequence ATGTCAGTAGGCTGTATCTCTCGGGGAGAAGACATTTTATGGACAGAAGTGTCTTGCGCCAGTCATTTTGGAGATCGTCTGCGTGGGCTGTTAGGGAAAAGTCATCTCAATGCTGACGCAGGACTGCTATTGATGCACGTAGGCAGTATTCACAGCATAGGCATGGTTTTCCCCATGGACGTGATTTTTCTGGACCAGAACAGGCGGGTTACTGCTTGTCATAGCGATTTGCCCCCCTGGCGTTGGCGATTTTGCCGTGCTGCAGTAATGACCCTGGAAGTAGCCGCTGGCGGCATTAGGTTTTATGGCGTTGAACCCGGCCAGCGGCTGGAATGGCGTCCGCCATTGCACGACTGA
- the trmD gene encoding tRNA (guanosine(37)-N1)-methyltransferase TrmD: MRFDVITIFPELIHGYLREGVLGRAQARGLIQIHAWNPRDFSDNAYRRVDDRPFGGGPGMLMMAPPLLAAIAAAREANPGAPVIYLSPQGQRLQQGAVQGFAGADGLILLAGRYEGIDERVLAAVDAEWSIGDYVLAGGELPALVLIEAVARQLPGLLGHADSAAEDSFADNGLLDCPHFTRPEVVGDVRVPEVLLSGDHARIRSWRLQQSLGRTAERRPDLLAQRVLSAREQKLLDDYRRQDGEVQ, from the coding sequence ATGCGTTTTGATGTCATCACTATTTTTCCAGAGCTGATTCACGGTTATCTGCGCGAGGGGGTACTGGGGCGGGCCCAGGCGCGTGGGCTGATCCAGATACATGCCTGGAACCCTCGCGATTTTAGCGATAATGCGTATCGCCGCGTGGATGACCGACCTTTTGGTGGTGGTCCGGGAATGTTGATGATGGCGCCCCCGTTGTTGGCAGCCATTGCTGCGGCACGCGAAGCAAACCCTGGGGCGCCGGTGATTTACCTGTCCCCCCAGGGGCAGCGTCTGCAGCAGGGAGCCGTGCAGGGCTTTGCCGGTGCAGACGGATTGATTTTGCTGGCAGGCCGCTATGAAGGCATTGACGAGCGGGTGCTGGCGGCGGTGGATGCAGAATGGTCCATTGGCGATTATGTACTGGCAGGTGGGGAGTTGCCTGCCTTGGTATTGATTGAAGCGGTGGCCCGGCAGTTACCGGGTTTGTTGGGACATGCGGACTCGGCAGCCGAAGATAGTTTTGCGGATAACGGCTTGCTGGACTGTCCACATTTTACGCGCCCGGAAGTGGTGGGGGACGTAAGGGTTCCGGAAGTTTTGCTTTCGGGAGATCATGCCCGGATTCGTAGTTGGCGCCTGCAACAGTCATTGGGGCGTACGGCTGAGCGGCGTCCGGATTTGTTGGCGCAGCGCGTTTTGAGTGCGCGTGAGCAGAAGTTATTGGATGATTATCGCCGTCAGGACGGCGAAGTGCAGTAA
- the rpsP gene encoding 30S ribosomal protein S16, producing the protein MVVIRMARGGAKKRPFYHIVVTDSRNRRDGRFIERLGFYNPIGATAELRIDKERAAYWLSQGAQPSDTVAGFFKKEGVSKTGVAAA; encoded by the coding sequence ATGGTAGTTATTCGTATGGCCCGGGGCGGCGCCAAAAAGCGGCCTTTTTATCACATCGTGGTGACGGATAGTCGTAACCGGCGCGATGGCCGTTTCATTGAGCGCCTGGGTTTTTACAATCCCATTGGCGCTACGGCCGAATTGCGCATCGACAAAGAGCGCGCCGCTTACTGGCTCAGCCAGGGTGCGCAGCCTTCCGATACAGTAGCCGGCTTTTTCAAGAAAGAAGGCGTGAGTAAGACGGGTGTCGCTGCCGCCTGA
- a CDS encoding type II secretion system F family protein, which yields MLRHEAFAFLVFMAVLGLTLLLSFAARQLLYRGQNRFARDSQMGLKSLFIFADPVLLWKLNLMLLAVLPVLTWWASGSVVVAAGAAFLILLLPRLIMRWLQKRRLDRLHAQLPDALMMLASGLRSGANLQQAMEGLSRDLSPPISQELGLVVREQRLGAAFEDAIDHLAERIPSPDVQLVASALRISREVGGSLADTVARLGETIRKRLMMEQKIKALTAQGRLQGIVMTALPALIILALLQIEPQAMGALFSTTQGWAVLAVAILCEFLGYFWIRKIVSIEV from the coding sequence GTGTTGCGACATGAAGCATTTGCTTTTCTAGTCTTTATGGCCGTTCTGGGCCTGACTCTGCTGCTATCATTTGCTGCCCGTCAGCTTCTGTATAGAGGACAAAACCGCTTCGCTCGGGACAGTCAAATGGGGTTGAAAAGTCTTTTCATTTTTGCGGACCCCGTGTTGCTCTGGAAATTGAATCTTATGTTGCTGGCTGTTCTGCCTGTTCTGACGTGGTGGGCATCGGGGTCAGTTGTGGTCGCTGCCGGGGCTGCCTTTTTGATCCTGCTTCTGCCGCGCCTGATTATGCGTTGGCTGCAGAAGCGACGCTTGGACCGACTGCATGCGCAGTTGCCAGATGCGCTGATGATGTTGGCCAGTGGACTGCGTTCTGGTGCTAATTTGCAACAGGCTATGGAGGGGCTATCTCGTGATCTCAGTCCGCCCATCAGTCAGGAGTTGGGTTTGGTGGTGCGAGAACAGCGTCTTGGAGCTGCTTTTGAAGATGCGATTGATCATCTGGCGGAACGTATACCTAGTCCAGATGTACAACTGGTCGCTTCCGCATTGCGAATTAGTCGGGAAGTCGGAGGCAGCCTTGCAGATACAGTGGCACGACTGGGAGAAACTATTCGCAAGCGACTGATGATGGAACAGAAAATAAAAGCATTGACTGCGCAGGGCCGTCTTCAGGGGATCGTCATGACGGCGCTTCCTGCATTGATTATTTTGGCCCTCTTGCAAATCGAGCCGCAAGCTATGGGTGCATTATTTAGTACGACCCAGGGATGGGCAGTATTGGCCGTTGCCATTCTTTGTGAGTTTTTGGGTTATTTTTGGATACGGAAAATTGTGAGTATTGAAGTATGA